The genomic interval TATTTATGTCAATTTATGTCAATTTGTATGTTATAATTTTGTTATTGCCCTCctgaactttttatatattgttttaCGTTAGTTactctgttttttgtgtgttttttttttttaatgaatgaatgaatgcctGAGTTGTTCTGGTTATGGcattaatggaaaaaaaaatgtaggccATATTAAGAAATACATCGATATActataaataaattgtattttgctgctagttattaaaaatgtataggcCTATGTCGGCGTaaagttaaacattttgtgTGGCAAATGTGCTAATGAGAAACAATTCCTTTGAAATTAGACAATGTTAGACTTGTTAACGTTAACAGATATATTAACATTACTTCACTGGATATATTGTATGGATTAatagaaatgttttaatttattgtGCTCATCCGAGCAATAACCATTGCATGACTTCAATGGGTCACATCTTATTTAGAAAGAATaatatatttagaaatgtaaTCTTAATATGTATCACTAAATTTGATAAGTATAAAAATACCCCCTGCTTCCACCCTGCGCTGAGTGAACCTTTTTTATTCAGTAGCCCAGCAGATCTCGTATCATCGTATATACACGGGTCACGGGTGACCTCTTGTGGTGAAATTAAGATATATGTGCTTTTGTTTCCGCTTGAAGATTATTAAGTAAAACTATATTATTgagtatttatatacattttatataaaaacaaattgcAAGGCCATCAgtcttaaataaacaaataaacaaatatattgctaagaaaaaaaagacacattGCATAAAGTAAAAATATGCTTAAGTGCTACAgttgttgaaataaataaatgtaataatctaAGTGCTTAAAAACTAAAGTATTAGGCTTGCTATAGTgcaattaaaaacaataataatataagtAAAGTAAATAAACGGTAAAACACAGAAAAATTGGTATGAAACGTATTTAATGGTTGCTCTGCAACttaatgtattttatgcattttcacACATTTACACAGCAGATAAACACTAAAGAATAAAtagtatatattatttttattccagACCTTCACTTGATACATACCATACACTAATAATGCACATAATTGCAACTTGCtgaatttgttgttgttgttatacaGACAGCTCTAGAGATcctgacatgttgtgttttgatcCTCATTAGGTTTTGATCTAAACTCATTTGATCCAGGAGTTGTAATACCAGTATGCTCAGTTGTATCAGTTTCACTGTATGGTATAAATACAGAGGTTTGTGGCATTTTTCGGCCATGTATCCACATTGGTACAGGGTAGGGTCTGAATCGGGATCGGTAGCTACCGTTGAGAAAAGGGGGGCATTGAACCTGGTGTGATATCGCAGAAGAGTTTGCAGCAGATGTGGCCATGTAACTCTGTGGATAAGACAATACACTTCCATGCGCCGAGACAAGCACACCCTGTAAAAATCagatcaaatatatattttatacggtatactgtatatttttaagttATAATTATCATTCAAGGTAAATGGTGTAAAACAACACAacatattttatttagcatAGCTTGggtctttttatatttttttaattactttaaaattgttgaaaattattgtttatttctGGTGATattcaacacaatattaggctTACATTATGAATTATGGACTTACCTGAGAAGTCGTTCTGTGCTGGTGAAAGTTAATTGGTAAATCTGGCATGCCAGTAATTCTTTGTTGTGAGGTTGAGACTGAAGAGCCATAACTTTGACCCTCCCCTTCATTTGACCTTCTTGATAACCAAGGACCAGTTGCTTCAGATGCCAAAAGTGGAAGTGTTCCAACATAATTAAACTGACATAAATTTGACAAGACCTGTGCCGGCACACGCAGTGAATTAATTAGGCCTGGAGCGGGGATGTAATAAGGCAGAGCAAGCAAACCCTTCTGAGAAATATCAGTCGCATCAACTGCAAACTTGGATTTTGCAGCATGTTTTTTATCAAAGGGTAAATGTTCAGTACCCTCCCCCTCACCATGCTTTTCCTTGTTGTTGACCTCTATGTTCCAATCTCCTCGTATCTTCTCTTTTGAATCATCCTTGGACTCTTGCACTGTTGTAGAGATTTCTCTGGAATTTTGCTCATCTTGAGAAATTGACTGATTCTCATCTTCATTGCTTTCCTTCTCATCCCCATATCCATCAATGTCGCTCTCATTCATATCTGTGGAAGACATATCTCATAAAGGtgtttactatatatatatatatatatatatatatatatatatatatatatatatatatatatatatatatatatatatatatatatatatatatagtggtcAAAAGTTTACAGATCCTGCATAATgttaaatcttttaataaaatatgaatgCAAAGGTGAcaacttttgaacaggatgaTGTTTGCGGCTTTtgtaatagttgtgtttgagtcacTCAGATGTCCTCACCGTGAAAAGCTTGAAATCGGAATCATGAagtcactgctggaaagggttcaaatatgcaaaatatgCATGTAAGAATGTGTAGGACCtgaaggatttttctgaagaacgttgtgcagtttaactgctcaggacaaacaagggactcaagatcaaccatcacaaaacaaatcaaaaaacAGCTGTGGATCATCCAGGTAATGACACACAGTAAAGAATCAAGGGtatgtaaacttttgaacagtaattTTTATAAACTCAGCTATTTATTTGTCTTGTGGGATATTTGTAAACTTATTTTGTgtatatcttattcaggacagtataaaaaaaaacaatataacaatataaagcATTTTGTATgcctcttattttgttaaaataattacccccccccccccatttatatatatttatatatatatatatatatatatatatatatatatatatatatatatatatatatatatatatatatatatatatatatatatatataagtgtaAATAAAATTCCAAACGAATACCTGTTGAAGTTGATGTTACAACATTAGTTTCTTGAATTAAATAATTTGATGAACTTTGGTCAAAAGAGGAGTCGTCTGTGAACAAATTGACTTGTTTCCCTTCCACATCGCACCTCTGATGACACATCTGTTTCCTAAGTATTgaaaaataatcatttaaaaaaatatgaaaaagatTCTTTTTTTAGAGAGTTCTCTGTTCATAAATGTCCACATTGAAAACTGAGATTTGAAATGTAACTAACACCTTGAAATAAAGAGAAAGTTTCtgatatattaaaaacaaagaCACACATAAGAAGAAGCACTAAGTAATGTGAACTTTTTtgtttcaaatgtaaaaaatacttTGTGAATTATTCTCTAATCATGCTGGAAAACATAATCATAAAGTTTTACACAAAATTGTGTTCATACAGCTCCAGTTTTGCTGTCATTAGAGCAAAAAGGGGCAGACCAAATACATTGTTTCGAAATTAATATGGATTATTCAGATGAAGTTTTTACTTCAAAAATAGGCTGATAATATAATTTGTTCTGAAAATAATTGAAATGcaaaatataaacattattGTGAATATAAGTGGaatttttatacaattttttatttacaatttatagAAAAAATACCTTTTCTCTCGTCTCCCATTTCCGGTATCGCGAAATCCCTTGGCAAATGGATTATTATCGATTTTCAACTGAGTTATCTGTAAAGGTAAGGTTATGTGTTAATGAAGATATCAGATTTCTTAATTAATTGTTAAGGCTACAACTTTATTAGGATAATAATGTTTCTCGGATAAAACATTGAATCAAATCTTGTCACCTTTTCGTTTTGGTATGCTGTCACAGCGATAAATTCAGTCTCAGGAAACACGTATGTTTTGAATGTGCTGTAGGGAAGTTTGAGGATGTCGTTGGCTCGAACAATATGAAACCTCGGCTGATATTTGTGCATGGAGTTTAAAATTGTCTGCAAAATAAAATCATATCATTTTTATCCATATCCCATATCCCCATTATGTTTAAacagacatttttaaaacataggCTATATGTTCGGATTCCACCTAATATTTTTTACACAgaattaacaaaaataactttaagCTTATTTTGATACACGCAATTTGTTGAATGTTCATAGCGCATTTCGCTTTTACTTGCTTGGTATCAGAGAAAATGAATTTAAGGTTAAATGTAGGCTAGCTACAATAAAAGTCCAAATTCATAAAGAGCGTGCTATACGAAATACTCACAAATCCATGTTTGTCAGATATATTGTTCGTCAGTTTGAGTTTATGAAAGGTCACAGCTTTGGACATCCATTGCTCCCCGGTAGCAGGACTGTCTGGGTGGATGTACATTCGTTTGGGCATTTCTGGATCGGCCTTTCCAGCCACCATCCAGCGGGAGTTGTGAAACTTGTATCTGAAGTCATCAGCCGCGACTATATCCATCAGCAGGATGTACCTCGCCTTCCTGTCAAAGCCGCTGCAGCGCACTTTAAAAGCTGGAAACATGCGCCTCAAAGAAGCAAAAGACATGTTTCATTTGGCGTTTACACTCATGTTTTAATAACGTTTTGATAtctaattttcaaatatgtaaaaCATTATTTCTGAATATTCTCTGAACGtttaattttttatgttttaaaacatttgttcTTTAAGCGAACGTTAAAGAAACATTCCATTTTATCATTTTGCTAACATTATGAGGTATAGGCTACTTTCGAATCATCTTTGAAAATTCTGAAACAAGTTATATTAACAAAAAGCACTATGAACGTCCAACTAAAACATTCAggggacattttttttgttttgttttaaagtaGCCTAACGGTTTGAGAACATTATTGAAGGCCAGATAACTTTGAACGAACATTCTATTAACGTCGTTAATAGAATGCTCGTGAGAAtgtttgttcataactttgagagaaccttgacagaacgttcGTCAAAGTTCTGAAAACATCCCTTGTTAGCTGGACATGTGTCCAGTTCAGGACACCACAAGAAATAAATTGTTTACACATCAATAGCTGAGATCGTCAAGAtgcattttcaacaaaaaaacaaaaaacaatccaATAGGAGTCTAATAGCctatttttaaagtatttttttaccTTCCAGACTTTGTTATGACCATCTCCGTGCCGCTTTTGTGAAACTGTCCCCACAGTTCCTTGCCTTCCAGGTGAACCACTGGGTCATCCTCGGGTGTCAGTCCGAGGTCTCGCGTCTCCACAGAGAGGTGCGCGGGAGAAGCGGCTTCTTTGAGTGCCAGACGAATAGAGTTATGGAGAACGTTCTCAAACTGCTGTTTCCCGTATCCAACAGGAAAAAACTGTGGCTGCTGTCCAAGCATCGAACTAATAGTGAAGTCAGTGGAACTGGCCGGTCTAAAGTGGTGATACGCCATTCTCTCAACTTGTAGTCACTCCATTCCCACAACTCCTCTCTGAAATCATGCTAATTTCAGTGTGTCAGAAGTTGTACCGACTGTTTGTCAAAATAATTCTCGCGTTTTTGAATGAGTCATCCATTCATGCTTTCATTCCTTTCCCCGTTGAGAGAAAACCCCAGCTACAGTACAGGTTGTTTTATGGGGTCTCGTGCGCACAGATGAACCCTGGGGACCTTATGCCAGATCTCCAGACAGCATGGTGGTTTCTGGTCGGGACGGGTCAGTCAGGGGGTTCTGATTGGCTCCGCGGACACGTTGTGCTTCAAAAGGGCGTGGTAAATCGATTTTTATAAAGAATCAACTGCAACAAAGTGATTTGATACAAATGGAGCATCAGCTGTCCAGATTTTAGTGCTGCTCATGTTTGTGAATACAGTGGAGAGAGCTCGGGGCTAGTTGTCAAGGTTGAGTCAATGTAGGCTACAATTGCTCAGATCAGGCTTATATTTTCTCTGCCAGTGATTTTTGTATAGCCTACCATAAATAAAAttgacatatttttgttattGAATGGCAAAAAACAATATAACCACACTGAAATACATTCAGATTATAAAGTTATAGGCCACATATCTTAATATGACATTGCtacattattaatatataatttttatttgccaaaacaaagattttataGTTTGTGTAAgcctttttgtttcttttttgtttgtttgtttcttttttttctttttttctttttcttttttttgctgccttaaatatttaagtgcaatcaacttggatgtttaagtcattttaacttaaattacattaaactgttTTAGTTGAATCTTGtaaaaagttgaaaattgcttaacttgatgagttaaagcaatgtaaaaagtgttgtcaacttttttttacagtgtatgctgTATACTGTAAATTCTgacataaaaaacataattacAGTATTCGGCACTGCAATACATTAAGGCTATagtcaatattttatttacattaaaattacaattttacattttgataTTTCGTTATGTTATATCATTATGTTATATGATATATCGTCgttgctttttttttgcttcttaattcatgtgtttttttttctgaaaccCCTAAAACTATTTTAGGGGTTCTATTGTGACTGTCTTAAACCCAAGCTATGCAGGAATTGTGCCATTTGGAAATAGACCTTGAGAAATTCACTGTTGTTATTCTGACATTATTTTATGCTATACATTAACTGTTGTCATGCTGTACTGGCAGTACTGTCTGTATAACAAACAgcagtataaataaaaaaatattacccTAAGTGAAGCTTTTTTTAGGACTCTCACATTAAATTACCCTGCACTCACCTCCCACAAGACCACCCATAATCAATCTAACATCTGTAATCTATATAAAAGCATCTAACCGCACAACCACAAAATACACGAGTCCATCATGAGATAGATGTTAAACCTTTATCTCTGAATTTTTACATATTTCTCACAGTGAAGCACAACTGTGATATAACACAATTTTGAAGGGGTGCCCTTAAATATGTCCCGTCTTTTCTTGCTCCCAGACTCCGTCCCATAAGATAATGCTGTGACATGAATGGGAAGTTACTGAGAAATCAACTGATGTATGCTTTTGATTATCCTGGCCGGATTAGGTAGTGTATTCAGTTACATATTTTTATTGCAGAAGAGTTTTGGCTACACATTCCATAAAGGCTCAGAAATGACCTGCAGGACACAAGCCTCTTGAAACCATCAGTTGTGTGACTTTGTGTTTAACACAAACCATTTTTCTTCTTTGCCATGTTCCCAATCATATATTCTAAACCACCGCTTGTAGTCATTTGGATATGAAGCTTTGATGTTTTTGAAGGCTGTGGCCAAACTATCAAGGCACCAATTTGACAGTCCAGTcccattgtgttttttttaatttttctatGAGGATCTATTTCTGTTTCTTTATCCTCAAGGCATCAgcactttaacacagttttgttTTCCTCGGGGAGCGGCACAAAGAACATTTCACTAACTGGTGTCacttttgtgttgttgtttttttttttttttgcattagtGTATACAGTGTAAAAATACCTGATGACGCGTTGCTTCAGTATCAGGACAGTGTTGAGTTTTAtgtcataaacatgtaagtacaGAGTTTCTATAGTGCCAAATtgagttgttattattattattatccattgtaaaaaataaataaaaaagaatatttTGCTATAGACTGctgtttttatgatttattttctatcagtcataaacaaaaacaaaccaaaaaaaaaaaaaaagatataaactgagttttcagcagccattactccagtcttcagtgtcacatgatccttcagaaatcaatctaGGTTGATTTGATACCTGACTTGAAAGTTGATAAATATTTTAGGatcctttgatgaatagaaagttat from Pseudorasbora parva isolate DD20220531a chromosome 3, ASM2467924v1, whole genome shotgun sequence carries:
- the tbx3b gene encoding T-box transcription factor TBX3 — protein: MAYHHFRPASSTDFTISSMLGQQPQFFPVGYGKQQFENVLHNSIRLALKEAASPAHLSVETRDLGLTPEDDPVVHLEGKELWGQFHKSGTEMVITKSGRRMFPAFKVRCSGFDRKARYILLMDIVAADDFRYKFHNSRWMVAGKADPEMPKRMYIHPDSPATGEQWMSKAVTFHKLKLTNNISDKHGFTILNSMHKYQPRFHIVRANDILKLPYSTFKTYVFPETEFIAVTAYQNEKITQLKIDNNPFAKGFRDTGNGRREKRKQMCHQRCDVEGKQVNLFTDDSSFDQSSSNYLIQETNVVTSTSTDMNESDIDGYGDEKESNEDENQSISQDEQNSREISTTVQESKDDSKEKIRGDWNIEVNNKEKHGEGEGTEHLPFDKKHAAKSKFAVDATDISQKGLLALPYYIPAPGLINSLRVPAQVLSNLCQFNYVGTLPLLASEATGPWLSRRSNEGEGQSYGSSVSTSQQRITGMPDLPINFHQHRTTSQGVLVSAHGSVLSYPQSYMATSAANSSAISHQVQCPPFLNGSYRSRFRPYPVPMWIHGRKMPQTSVFIPYSETDTTEHTGITTPGSNEFRSKPNEDQNTTCQDL